A genomic stretch from Gardnerella leopoldii includes:
- a CDS encoding metallopeptidase family protein encodes MTGLIWEERHYRNRHGRGLRAPIFGTRLPQYRTASGMFDAMVAAQIRRLNSAWRALTKDVQFAVEDVPPSQPLLWEQNRRILSQAFPASRGMQSRIVLYRLPLCTHVSSRSELQYAIRDELVQRLAELYGRRPEEIDPDWGL; translated from the coding sequence ATGACAGGTCTAATTTGGGAAGAACGTCACTATAGAAATAGGCATGGTAGAGGTCTTAGGGCACCAATATTTGGTACTCGCCTGCCACAATATAGAACCGCTAGCGGAATGTTCGATGCTATGGTAGCGGCTCAAATTAGACGTCTTAACAGTGCTTGGAGAGCATTAACTAAAGACGTTCAATTTGCAGTAGAAGATGTGCCACCTTCACAACCACTGTTATGGGAACAAAACCGCAGAATACTTTCACAAGCGTTTCCAGCTAGCCGTGGTATGCAATCTAGAATTGTATTGTATAGGCTTCCGCTATGCACTCATGTAAGCAGCAGAAGTGAACTTCAATATGCTATCAGAGATGAGCTTGTGCAACGCTTAGCAGAACTATACGGTCGCAGACCAGAAGAAATTGATCCAGATTGGGGTCTGTAA
- a CDS encoding DUF5719 family protein, protein MNWHKNPHEGSKHGEVNADVDINRKNKIVSIVSLAIFSAIILIASACVVALCLPMPHFVDNPNTPSSGVISSVGSTRLQTICPIRLSLPDLTQYGDSEYNESEGDLQSSARYGAFGDVYSSSLRNIRDNNDQSITLNSKSTDDDTSAFIANNNVNHDAQVLEGHLSRVGSGTGISASMVSWATKGDVKGLSATTCSMPSMKQTFLVPESADGISIRLEAFNAASKSTVVRVKAWSAEHGNNQLNLSTGSAFTVPARSHAYFDLAAASPKTSGLYVQVESEQTPIASFVKVVHMSGLSVKGVDIVHELSTQSNTNILSGISEGDQSKLYVWPNKDGNVTLSWMNDTGSKEVKNLTLKAHHLQVVDLGKVPEHVNALSVSGDVPTQVMMSITKDGKDNQSDVAFITPSNVQGSGAIVSPVSANETALYLSSSSDKDTSVRLQGFDLNGVLAATKNVTIPANASLRIPVSDISHDVVMFIAKSHSKVSLSARIHKDEIDKAGIAGISWLSAQSLEPQEMKVYVKTDNHIVQ, encoded by the coding sequence ATGAACTGGCATAAAAATCCTCATGAGGGCTCTAAGCATGGTGAAGTAAATGCAGATGTAGATATTAATCGCAAGAACAAAATAGTCAGTATTGTCTCACTTGCTATTTTTAGTGCAATAATACTTATTGCTTCTGCATGTGTTGTTGCATTATGCTTACCAATGCCTCACTTTGTAGATAATCCTAATACTCCATCTAGTGGCGTTATAAGTAGTGTTGGTTCTACTCGTTTGCAAACTATTTGTCCTATTCGATTGTCTCTTCCAGATTTGACTCAATATGGTGATAGCGAATATAACGAATCAGAAGGCGATTTACAATCTTCTGCTCGTTATGGTGCTTTTGGAGATGTGTATAGTTCTAGCTTGCGTAACATACGAGATAACAATGATCAATCTATTACGTTGAATTCAAAATCAACTGATGATGATACGTCAGCTTTTATTGCTAACAATAATGTAAATCATGACGCTCAAGTTCTAGAAGGACATTTATCACGAGTTGGATCTGGCACTGGAATATCTGCTTCCATGGTTTCATGGGCTACTAAAGGTGACGTAAAAGGTTTATCTGCAACTACCTGTTCCATGCCGTCTATGAAACAGACATTCCTAGTTCCAGAATCTGCTGATGGAATTTCTATTCGTTTAGAAGCATTTAATGCTGCTTCAAAATCTACTGTTGTTCGTGTTAAAGCTTGGTCTGCAGAACATGGCAACAATCAGTTAAATCTTTCTACAGGAAGTGCTTTTACTGTTCCTGCTCGTTCTCACGCATATTTTGATCTTGCTGCTGCTTCTCCTAAGACTTCTGGATTATACGTGCAAGTTGAAAGCGAGCAGACACCTATAGCATCATTTGTAAAAGTCGTTCATATGAGTGGCTTATCTGTAAAAGGTGTAGATATTGTTCATGAATTAAGCACTCAATCTAACACAAATATTCTTTCAGGTATTAGTGAAGGCGATCAATCTAAGTTATATGTATGGCCAAATAAAGATGGTAATGTAACACTTTCATGGATGAATGATACAGGTTCTAAAGAAGTAAAGAATTTGACGTTAAAAGCACACCATTTGCAAGTTGTCGATCTTGGAAAAGTTCCAGAGCATGTTAATGCTTTGAGCGTAAGTGGAGATGTTCCTACTCAAGTAATGATGTCTATTACTAAAGATGGCAAAGATAATCAGTCAGATGTAGCTTTTATTACACCATCTAACGTGCAAGGTAGTGGCGCAATTGTTTCACCTGTTTCTGCTAATGAAACAGCTCTATACCTTTCTTCTTCAAGCGATAAAGATACTTCTGTGCGTTTGCAAGGATTTGATTTAAATGGTGTATTAGCTGCTACAAAAAACGTAACGATTCCTGCGAATGCATCTTTAAGAATTCCTGTTTCAGACATTTCGCACGATGTAGTTATGTTTATTGCGAAATCGCATAGCAAAGTTTCTTTGTCTGCCCGTATTCATAAAGATGAAATCGATAAGGCTGGTATAGCAGGTATTTCTTGGCTTTCTGCGCAATCTTTGGAGCCGCAAGAAATGAAGGTATACGTTAAAACTGACAATCATATTGTGCAATAA